A stretch of the Anaeromyxobacter sp. genome encodes the following:
- a CDS encoding protein kinase produces the protein MAPPTAPEPGSLSALLADLAHVPEARPDEAWVPALRPGDQVGGYQLRSELGRGSFGVVFEARDVAQQRPVAFKVVRPGKMAVGEAQLQHEADTIGRLCHPNLVALHEVGRCHAGPYLVLELLRGATLKARLAEGPIPPADALRVALDVARGLAHAHGRGVVHRDLKPSNVFLCDDGTLRVLDFGLAHAFGRRRIDGGTPDFMAPEQWRGAPEDERTDVFALGVLLYRMLAGELPFPDDGGRSATSARPAPRLEVPDLPGLGPLVAAALEKDPVDRPRDAGAVVEALEALRGADGSTASSSATGTSGGSVRIRRRARRRVTLAAALGAGALLALLLVGATLAVRQRREAVLAGAAPAAADGPAAAGEAAPPPSVAVLPFEDLSPAHDQEHFGEGLAEEIMNALAQTEGLKVAGRLSSFRFRGRGSDLSAIQRQLGVGAVLQGSVRIDGNHVRVAAQLVKTSDGYQLWNQTFDRELTGVFAVQDQIAAAVVEALKVKLLGGRARATRELRTASPAAYSQFLLGRSYQRKDTTPNLALAEQAYQRAVDLDPSYAPAWAGLAIATFWVRGNSGPTREAMTRGQARALAAAERAIALAPDLADGYAARAFLRFSMHRDWAGAQADMDRALALNPSDADVQWSYGLHVLGPLGRVGPALAAARRASELDPLSPSPWNALAWLYLSSGQLALARHTALRSLELLPVQETAVIDLAYVDLLEGKPAAALTSIARSLDPIFRLQFASMARHDLGQPREAAAALAALVKDHGHEAPFQIAAAHAWRGEVDLAFTWLDRAVAVNDGGIGDLKLDPLLRSLRADPRYRALLERLKLPVD, from the coding sequence GTGGCACCCCCGACCGCACCCGAGCCAGGCTCGCTCTCGGCGCTGCTGGCCGACCTGGCCCACGTGCCCGAGGCCAGGCCGGACGAGGCCTGGGTGCCGGCCCTGCGGCCCGGCGACCAGGTCGGCGGCTACCAGCTCCGCTCCGAGCTGGGCCGCGGCTCGTTCGGCGTGGTCTTCGAGGCGCGCGACGTCGCGCAGCAGCGGCCGGTGGCCTTCAAGGTGGTGCGCCCCGGCAAGATGGCGGTGGGCGAGGCGCAGCTGCAGCACGAGGCCGACACCATCGGCCGGCTCTGCCACCCGAACCTGGTGGCCCTGCACGAGGTGGGGCGCTGCCACGCCGGCCCGTACCTGGTGCTGGAGCTGCTGCGCGGCGCCACCCTGAAGGCGCGGCTGGCCGAAGGACCCATCCCGCCGGCCGACGCCCTGCGGGTGGCCCTCGACGTGGCCCGTGGCCTGGCCCACGCCCACGGCCGCGGGGTGGTGCACCGCGACCTCAAGCCCTCCAACGTCTTCCTCTGCGACGACGGCACGCTGCGGGTGCTCGACTTCGGCCTGGCCCACGCCTTCGGCCGGCGGCGCATCGACGGCGGCACCCCGGACTTCATGGCGCCGGAGCAGTGGCGCGGCGCACCCGAGGACGAGCGCACCGACGTCTTCGCCCTGGGCGTCCTGCTCTACCGGATGCTGGCCGGCGAGCTGCCCTTCCCCGACGACGGCGGCCGCTCGGCCACCAGCGCGCGCCCGGCCCCGCGGCTCGAGGTGCCCGACCTGCCGGGCCTCGGCCCGCTGGTGGCGGCCGCGCTGGAGAAGGACCCGGTGGACCGCCCGCGCGACGCCGGCGCGGTGGTCGAGGCCCTGGAGGCGCTGCGCGGGGCCGACGGCTCCACCGCCTCCTCGTCCGCCACCGGCACCTCCGGCGGGTCGGTGCGCATCCGGCGCCGGGCGCGGCGCCGCGTCACCCTGGCGGCGGCGCTGGGCGCGGGCGCGCTCCTGGCGCTGCTGCTGGTGGGGGCGACCCTGGCGGTGCGGCAGCGGCGCGAGGCGGTCCTGGCCGGGGCGGCGCCGGCCGCGGCCGACGGCCCCGCCGCCGCCGGCGAGGCCGCCCCGCCGCCCTCGGTGGCGGTCCTCCCCTTCGAGGACCTCAGCCCGGCCCACGACCAGGAGCACTTCGGCGAGGGCCTGGCCGAGGAGATCATGAACGCCCTGGCCCAGACCGAGGGGCTCAAGGTGGCCGGGCGGCTCTCCTCCTTCCGGTTCAGGGGGCGGGGCAGCGACCTGTCGGCCATCCAGCGCCAGCTGGGCGTGGGCGCGGTGCTGCAGGGCAGCGTGCGCATCGACGGCAACCACGTGCGGGTCGCGGCCCAGCTCGTCAAGACCTCCGACGGCTACCAGCTGTGGAACCAGACCTTCGACCGCGAGCTCACCGGGGTCTTCGCGGTGCAGGACCAGATCGCGGCGGCGGTGGTGGAGGCGCTCAAGGTGAAGCTGCTGGGCGGCCGCGCCCGCGCCACCCGGGAGCTGCGCACCGCCAGCCCAGCGGCCTACAGCCAGTTCCTGCTGGGGCGCTCCTACCAGCGCAAGGACACCACCCCCAACCTGGCGCTGGCGGAGCAGGCCTACCAGCGCGCCGTGGACCTCGACCCCTCCTACGCGCCCGCCTGGGCCGGGCTGGCCATCGCCACCTTCTGGGTGCGCGGCAACTCGGGCCCGACCCGGGAGGCCATGACCCGCGGCCAGGCCAGGGCCCTGGCGGCGGCGGAGCGGGCCATCGCGCTGGCCCCCGACCTGGCCGACGGCTACGCCGCGCGCGCCTTCCTGCGCTTCTCGATGCACCGCGACTGGGCGGGCGCCCAGGCCGACATGGACCGGGCGCTGGCCCTCAACCCCAGCGACGCCGACGTCCAGTGGAGCTACGGGCTGCACGTGCTGGGGCCGCTCGGCCGGGTCGGCCCGGCCCTGGCGGCGGCGCGCCGGGCCAGCGAGCTCGACCCGCTCTCGCCCTCGCCCTGGAACGCCCTGGCCTGGCTCTACCTCTCCTCCGGCCAGCTGGCCCTGGCGCGCCACACGGCGCTCCGCTCGCTGGAGCTCCTGCCGGTGCAGGAGACCGCCGTCATCGACCTGGCCTACGTGGACCTGCTGGAGGGCAAGCCGGCGGCGGCGCTCACGTCCATCGCGCGGAGCCTGGACCCCATCTTCCGCCTGCAGTTCGCGTCCATGGCGCGGCACGACCTGGGCCAGCCCCGCGAGGCGGCGGCGGCGCTGGCGGCGCTGGTGAAGGACCACGGGCACGAGGCCCCCTTCCAGATCGCCGCCGCCCACGCCTGGCGCGGCGAGGTGGACCTGGCCTTCACCTGGCTGGACCGGGCGGTGGCGGTCAACGACGGCGGGATCGGCGACCTGAAGCTCGACCCGCTGCTGCGCTCCCTGCGCGCCGACCCGCGCTACCGGGCGCTGCTGGAGCGGCTCAAGCTGCCGGTGGACTGA
- a CDS encoding DUF493 domain-containing protein: MEPTRGDGQPPSPFEYPVSYPVKIIGLAADDFADHARALVERAVGAAVTEPSTCRSSGGGRYLAVTVVVTVTSEAHRLAIYAALRADARVVFAL, encoded by the coding sequence ATGGAGCCCACGCGCGGGGACGGCCAGCCGCCGAGCCCCTTCGAGTACCCGGTCTCGTACCCCGTCAAGATCATCGGCCTGGCCGCCGACGACTTCGCCGACCACGCCCGGGCCCTGGTGGAGCGGGCCGTCGGCGCGGCGGTCACCGAGCCAAGCACCTGCCGCAGCAGCGGCGGCGGCAGGTACCTGGCGGTGACGGTGGTGGTGACCGTCACCTCGGAGGCGCACCGCCTGGCCATCTACGCGGCGCTGCGCGCCGACGCCCGGGTGGTCTTCGCCCTCTAG
- a CDS encoding magnesium transporter CorA family protein — protein sequence MLRRCNLVDGKLVDAEEGVVWIFAAPDEAERKLMVEGFTIDEHTLNSALDPDELSRVEQEPEHIAVILKRPKSYSKDDDFLFKVLSNGLFLFKDKLVIVMAEEGPVLEATRVPYRGTGAAADAFLRILYRTIFHFLEHLRVISMMSDSLEQRINLSFDNRHLLNLFKLEKSLVYYVSGISSNTVAIDKLRNAAGRLGLSPEQVEFLEDIAIENQQCFRQAEIASNILASMMDARVSIVSNNLNLTMKTLTMITVAIMVPTFVVSAFSMNVPIPFSERGWAFYVVLVLASVSSAAFVAWGRLKRW from the coding sequence ATGCTGCGACGCTGCAACCTGGTGGATGGCAAGCTGGTCGACGCCGAGGAGGGCGTGGTCTGGATCTTCGCCGCTCCCGACGAGGCCGAGCGCAAGCTCATGGTCGAGGGCTTCACCATCGACGAGCACACCCTCAACTCGGCCCTCGACCCGGACGAGCTGTCGCGCGTCGAGCAGGAGCCCGAGCACATCGCGGTGATCCTGAAGCGGCCCAAGAGCTACTCGAAGGACGACGACTTCCTCTTCAAGGTGCTCTCCAACGGCCTGTTCCTCTTCAAGGACAAGCTGGTCATCGTGATGGCCGAGGAGGGGCCGGTGCTGGAGGCCACCCGCGTGCCCTACCGCGGCACCGGCGCGGCGGCCGACGCCTTCCTGCGCATCCTCTACCGCACCATCTTCCACTTCCTGGAGCACCTGCGGGTCATCTCGATGATGTCCGACTCGCTGGAGCAGCGCATCAACCTGTCGTTCGACAACCGCCACCTGCTCAACCTCTTCAAGCTGGAGAAGAGCCTGGTCTACTACGTGAGCGGCATCAGCTCGAACACGGTGGCCATCGACAAGCTGCGCAACGCCGCCGGCCGCCTGGGGCTCTCGCCCGAGCAGGTGGAGTTCCTCGAGGACATCGCCATCGAGAACCAGCAGTGCTTCCGCCAGGCGGAGATCGCCTCCAACATCCTCGCCAGCATGATGGACGCGCGGGTCTCCATCGTGAGCAACAACCTCAACCTCACCATGAAGACGCTCACCATGATCACGGTGGCCATCATGGTGCCCACCTTCGTGGTCAGCGCGTTCTCCATGAACGTGCCCATCCCGTTCTCGGAGCGGGGCTGGGCCTTCTACGTGGTGCTGGTGCTGGCCTCCGTGTCGTCGGCGGCCTTCGTGGCCTGGGGCCGGCTGAAGCGCTGGTGA
- a CDS encoding alpha/beta hydrolase, with translation MTTSEWSWKTQDGLEMLGRDWAPGGATRGLVVLVHGFDEHTGRYAHVGQALAAAGFAVSAYDVRGHGASGGPRVDVPAYEALLDDLGTFLAAATTRHPGLPRFLYGHSMGGNQVLTFLLRRRPTLAGAVATSPWLELAVTPPAWQLALAGLAAKVVPGLALPTGLDASGISRDPMVVRAYQADPYVRGRITPRLLTGVLQAGQWALEHAGALGVPLLLMHGEADRITSLDASRRFAARAGGLVTLRTWPGAFHELHNEPERAVVLQEVVAWLAARVAQASG, from the coding sequence GTGACGACGAGCGAGTGGAGCTGGAAGACCCAGGACGGCCTGGAGATGCTGGGGCGCGACTGGGCGCCCGGCGGCGCGACGCGCGGGCTGGTGGTGCTGGTGCACGGCTTCGACGAGCACACCGGGCGCTACGCCCACGTGGGCCAGGCGCTGGCCGCCGCCGGGTTCGCCGTGAGCGCCTACGACGTGCGGGGCCACGGCGCCTCGGGCGGGCCGCGGGTGGATGTGCCGGCCTACGAGGCGCTGCTCGACGACCTCGGCACCTTCCTGGCGGCCGCCACCACCCGCCACCCGGGGCTGCCGCGCTTCCTCTACGGCCACAGCATGGGCGGCAACCAGGTGCTCACCTTCCTGTTGCGCCGCCGGCCCACCCTGGCCGGCGCGGTGGCCACCAGCCCGTGGCTGGAGCTGGCGGTGACGCCGCCGGCCTGGCAGCTGGCGCTGGCCGGTCTGGCTGCCAAGGTGGTGCCCGGGCTGGCGCTGCCCACCGGCCTCGACGCGTCCGGCATCTCGCGCGACCCGATGGTGGTGCGCGCCTACCAGGCGGACCCGTACGTGCGGGGCCGCATCACGCCGCGCCTGCTCACCGGCGTCCTGCAGGCCGGCCAGTGGGCCCTGGAGCACGCCGGCGCGCTGGGGGTGCCGCTCCTGCTCATGCACGGCGAGGCCGACCGGATCACCTCGCTCGACGCCAGCCGCCGCTTCGCGGCGCGGGCCGGCGGGCTGGTCACCCTCCGCACCTGGCCCGGCGCCTTCCACGAGCTGCACAACGAGCCGGAGCGGGCGGTGGTGCTGCAGGAGGTGGTGGCGTGGCTGGCGGCGAGGGTGGCGCAGGCGTCCGGGTAG
- a CDS encoding DUF3943 domain-containing protein: MSQPAGRRAGPAARAALALGLLLALPAGPAHAQEPLAAGQSAPPATNRWRAATELGLVLLGGGLSYAVNPSPTGGDSTKLDGIRLDANPYRTNFVGHPLSGALSYQLARSNGLAAWEASLWSVAGSTVWEVIEVREPMSANDLVTTPTAGVAIGAPLGELSDWLAAQGGGRWSQAAAWLTGAPQRLHDRLDRRTAGGAGPGGALAAGLSGGLALARANRTWRPELRLVGGWELVRAEGWGKAGEGTQALLDASVSGFEVRGALRWPGGAADLAITSHVHLAALHGRALADGPAGPEGLEWLLGTGPAFLYRAHSWGLGGPLDRLSVVELPRLAATLRGSRGLAHLALAASAAPTFGGVRSLALALEPGAAPPDDLPTVHRAYGYHFAAGAAGQASLSGRWGPLSASLDGRADLLWGVLRPDARLAARPSVALFDRWLEWRGALTARPRPGLELGAGYEQRWRLGRADAVTRSAGERAFTLSAAWLR; the protein is encoded by the coding sequence GTGAGCCAGCCGGCGGGGCGCCGCGCCGGGCCGGCCGCCCGGGCGGCGCTGGCGCTCGGGCTCCTCCTGGCGCTGCCGGCGGGGCCGGCGCACGCGCAGGAGCCGCTGGCGGCCGGGCAGTCCGCGCCGCCCGCCACCAACCGCTGGCGCGCCGCCACCGAGCTCGGCCTGGTGCTGCTCGGCGGCGGCCTCTCCTACGCCGTGAACCCCTCCCCGACCGGCGGCGACAGCACCAAGCTCGACGGCATCCGCCTCGACGCCAACCCCTACCGCACCAACTTCGTGGGCCACCCGCTCTCCGGCGCCCTCTCCTACCAGCTGGCCCGCTCCAACGGCCTGGCCGCCTGGGAGGCGTCGCTCTGGTCGGTGGCCGGCTCCACGGTGTGGGAGGTCATCGAGGTGCGCGAGCCGATGTCGGCGAACGACCTCGTCACCACCCCCACCGCGGGCGTGGCCATCGGCGCGCCGCTCGGCGAGCTCTCCGACTGGCTGGCGGCGCAGGGCGGCGGCCGCTGGTCCCAGGCGGCCGCCTGGCTCACGGGCGCGCCGCAGCGGCTGCACGACCGGCTCGACCGCCGGACCGCTGGCGGCGCCGGGCCCGGCGGCGCGCTGGCCGCGGGGCTGTCGGGAGGGCTGGCGCTGGCCCGGGCCAACCGCACCTGGCGGCCCGAGCTCCGGCTGGTCGGCGGCTGGGAGCTGGTGCGCGCCGAGGGCTGGGGCAAGGCCGGCGAGGGCACCCAGGCGCTGCTCGACGCCTCGGTCTCGGGGTTCGAGGTGCGCGGCGCGCTCCGCTGGCCGGGCGGGGCCGCCGACCTGGCCATCACCAGCCACGTGCACCTGGCCGCGCTGCACGGGCGCGCCCTCGCCGACGGGCCGGCCGGGCCCGAGGGGCTGGAGTGGCTCCTCGGGACGGGGCCCGCGTTCCTGTACCGGGCCCACTCCTGGGGCTTGGGCGGCCCGCTCGATCGGCTCTCGGTGGTGGAGCTCCCCCGGCTGGCGGCCACCCTGCGGGGCTCCCGCGGCCTGGCCCACCTCGCGCTGGCCGCCTCCGCGGCGCCCACCTTCGGCGGGGTGCGCTCGCTGGCCCTGGCGCTCGAGCCCGGCGCCGCGCCGCCGGACGACCTGCCCACCGTCCACCGCGCCTACGGCTACCACTTCGCCGCCGGCGCGGCCGGCCAGGCCTCGCTGTCGGGCCGCTGGGGCCCGCTCTCCGCGTCGCTCGACGGGCGGGCCGACCTGCTCTGGGGCGTGCTGCGGCCCGACGCCCGCCTGGCGGCGAGGCCGTCGGTGGCCCTCTTCGACCGCTGGCTGGAGTGGCGCGGCGCGCTCACCGCCCGGCCGCGGCCGGGCCTGGAACTGGGCGCCGGCTACGAGCAGCGCTGGCGGCTCGGCCGCGCCGACGCGGTGACCCGCTCCGCCGGGGAGCGGGCCTTCACGCTCTCGGCGGCCTGGCTGCGCTAG
- a CDS encoding GreA/GreB family elongation factor: MSKAFTSEESPDEPPLVRALPRLAPGEVRYVTPEGQAALRGELEAARSSATPEGAARAARLEATLATLTVLGPDAAPEGVAAFGRWITTEDEAGVRTTWRLVGPDEADARRGALSVHAPTGRALLGHAAGDEVEVRLPGGVKTLLVVAVAPRAPGT; encoded by the coding sequence GTGTCCAAGGCCTTCACCAGCGAGGAGTCGCCCGACGAGCCGCCGCTGGTGCGCGCCCTCCCGCGGCTGGCCCCGGGCGAGGTGCGCTACGTCACGCCCGAGGGGCAGGCGGCGCTGCGCGGCGAGCTCGAGGCGGCCCGCTCGAGCGCCACGCCGGAGGGAGCGGCCCGCGCCGCGCGGCTGGAGGCCACGCTCGCCACGCTCACGGTGCTCGGGCCCGATGCCGCGCCGGAGGGCGTGGCGGCCTTCGGGCGCTGGATCACCACCGAGGACGAGGCTGGCGTGCGGACCACCTGGCGGCTGGTCGGCCCCGACGAGGCCGACGCCCGCCGCGGCGCCCTGAGCGTGCACGCGCCCACCGGGCGGGCCCTGCTCGGCCACGCCGCCGGCGACGAGGTGGAGGTGCGGCTGCCGGGCGGCGTGAAGACCCTGCTGGTGGTGGCGGTGGCGCCGCGGGCGCCCGGCACGTGA
- a CDS encoding cold-shock protein, whose translation MATGTVKWFNDAKGFGFITQDGGGDDVFCHHTAIKADGFRTLAEGQKVEFEVNKGPKGLQAANVRPI comes from the coding sequence ATGGCTACCGGTACCGTGAAGTGGTTCAACGATGCGAAGGGCTTCGGCTTCATCACGCAGGACGGCGGCGGCGATGACGTCTTCTGCCACCACACCGCCATCAAGGCCGACGGGTTCCGCACCCTCGCCGAGGGCCAGAAGGTCGAGTTCGAGGTCAACAAGGGCCCGAAGGGGCTCCAGGCCGCGAACGTTCGCCCCATCTAG
- a CDS encoding glycine cleavage system protein H, translating into MTAIIQILEAVGTFIVGVAARGALVLGVILVLSLPVMLMALTMRAAEELKRRQLGLRDVAGFVFRPDLWYAPTHTWLARRQGGTLAVGLDDLALRLMPSVTGLEVPRPGTRIERGEPLATLYAGSRSLVIPSPVSGTVAGVNRAALRDPMLVKREGYGRGWVVAMAPSNEAYADLPRGERAERFMRAESARWTRFMEDELGFAAADGGHLVAPAPSLVGEMGWKRLTAAFVGA; encoded by the coding sequence ATGACGGCCATCATCCAGATCCTCGAAGCAGTCGGAACCTTCATCGTCGGCGTGGCGGCCCGTGGCGCGCTGGTCCTCGGCGTCATCCTGGTCCTCTCCCTCCCGGTCATGCTGATGGCGCTCACCATGCGCGCCGCCGAGGAGCTGAAGCGCCGCCAGCTCGGGCTGCGCGACGTGGCCGGCTTCGTGTTCCGGCCCGACCTCTGGTACGCGCCGACCCACACCTGGCTGGCCCGCCGGCAGGGCGGGACGCTGGCGGTGGGCCTCGACGACCTGGCCCTCCGGCTCATGCCGAGCGTGACCGGCCTCGAGGTGCCGCGGCCCGGCACCCGCATCGAGCGCGGCGAGCCGCTGGCCACCCTGTACGCCGGCAGCCGCAGCCTGGTCATCCCGTCGCCGGTGAGCGGCACGGTGGCGGGCGTGAACCGCGCCGCCCTGCGCGATCCGATGCTGGTGAAGCGCGAAGGCTACGGGCGCGGCTGGGTGGTGGCCATGGCCCCGTCCAACGAGGCCTACGCCGACCTGCCCCGCGGCGAGCGCGCCGAGCGGTTCATGCGCGCCGAGTCGGCCCGCTGGACCCGCTTCATGGAGGACGAGCTGGGCTTCGCCGCGGCCGACGGCGGTCACCTGGTGGCCCCGGCCCCCAGCCTGGTCGGCGAGATGGGCTGGAAGCGGCTCACCGCGGCCTTCGTCGGCGCCTGA